Proteins from a single region of Psychrobacter cryohalolentis K5:
- a CDS encoding type II toxin-antitoxin system RelE family toxin, producing the protein MTYNLEFHPLALKEWKKIAPNIQQQFKKKLQQRLSNPHVPASKLSGHTDTYKIKLRTVGYRLVYTVKDDVVVVYVLAVGKRENNKVYDNLATRQP; encoded by the coding sequence ATGACTTATAATCTTGAGTTTCATCCTTTAGCGTTAAAAGAGTGGAAAAAGATAGCGCCAAATATTCAGCAGCAGTTCAAGAAAAAATTACAGCAGCGATTGTCAAACCCTCATGTGCCTGCGTCAAAACTATCGGGACATACGGATACTTATAAAATCAAATTACGCACCGTAGGCTATCGTCTGGTATATACCGTAAAAGATGATGTGGTGGTAGTTTATGTATTAGCAGTAGGCAAAAGAGAAAACAACAAAGTATATGACAATCTTGCGACACGCCAGCCATGA